The following coding sequences are from one Aethina tumida isolate Nest 87 chromosome 2, icAetTumi1.1, whole genome shotgun sequence window:
- the LOC109605553 gene encoding dual oxidase maturation factor 1-like yields MWFSLGRNEGFPTIYGPNQTPVTVDVLEAGFLTAFLILLLTFLVSFVSSKVSKTFSNLIHVVLALLIGLLLLLGNFGQEWEVGHIKSKTSYKAGSPHEIDANIAVKIGLRSVNVTLNSDTKNLNNSLKHETIDYNERFEWTWDQGRFGFGPYAGKLQQEFRAAQYRGLPTPILWIVDYFVIDGEGYRHGRFYRTAGWYSHILMWTAFATWLTTVILCRSVIGYAAFFLGLTGALQLTANLVWLVVRNPSQLVIPFEDAEIRTKFGISYWITFVNGILCVSLAITMFVLSKYYEKGLQYFFCVETDDYRLLPEEQMVLRKKNQYRRNKDELEMNPIIHSEEDPEIGTDHSSATSPPPVERRHKPKFR; encoded by the exons TTCCTACCATTTACGGCCCCAATCAGACGCCCGTGACCGTCGACGTCCTTGAAGCGGGCTTTCTAACGGCATTTTTGATACTGCTTCTTACATTCCTAGTGTCTTTTGTTTCCTCCAAAGTTTCCAAG acattttccaACCTCATCCATGTTGTACTAGCTCTACTGATTGGACTGCTATTGCTCC TTGGAAATTTCGGTCAGGAATGGGAGGTGGGTCATATCAAATCGAAGACGTCTTATAAGGCAGGAAGTCCGCATGAAATTGACGCCAACATTGCGGTTAAAATTGGACTTAGAAGTGTCAACGTAACACTGAATAGTGACACTAAAAACCTAAATAACTCGCTGAAACATGAAACTATCGATTATAACGAAAGGTTCGAATGGACTTGGGATCAGGGCCGATTCGGATTCGGACCTTACG CTGGTAAACTACAGCAGGAATTCCGCGCCGCCCAGTACAGAGGTCTTCCCACTCCCATCCTGTGGATCGtcgattattttgtaatagacGGAGAGGGTTATCGTCACGGCCGTTTCTACAGAACTGCCGGGTGGTACTCTCATATTTTAATGTGGACTGCGTTCGCCACTTGGTTGACGACGGTCATTTTGTGTCGCTCCGTTATCGGATATGCCGCTTTCTTTTTGGGATTGACGGGAGCGCTACAACTGACGGCGAATTTAGTGTGGTTGGTCGTCAGAAATCCTTCCCAATTGGTTATCCCATTTGAGGATGCAGAAATCAGAACAAAGTTTGGAATCAGTTACTGGATCACCTTTGTCAATG GTATTTTGTGTGTCAGTTTGGCAATAACTATGTTCGTTTTGTCTAAGTATTACGAAAAAGGTTTGCAATACTTTTTCTGTGTTGAAACAGACGACTACCGTTTGT TGCCTGAAGAACAAATGGTTTTGCGAAAAAAGAACCAGTATAGGCGGAACAAGGATGAACTTGAAATGAATCCTATTATCCACTCAGAAGAAGATCCAGAAATTGGGACAGA